The Candidatus Methylomirabilota bacterium DNA segment AGTGTCGTGACCATCCGCTTCATGTCGCCGCCTCCCTTTCCGTGTTGGGTGCTTCTCGAACGCAGTGGAGAGGGAAGCAAGGTTCGCGCCACGACGCGCCGGAAGCCGGGGGTGTGTTCCGCAGCCCATTTGCGGGTTTGTTCTTCCCAGCTGGGACGGTCCGCGCGGGGGGATATCCCGCGCCTGACAATTTCTTGCCCTCGCCCGGACGTGATTCGTCGCTCCACTCTCGGCTGGGACGCGCGCGCGCGCCCGCCCCGTGTCCGACTCAGGAAGCTCCCGCCAGCGGAAACGATTACGTCTGCTCCCGTCTTTACGCGGCCCCTGCCGATCCCCGAGGATGAGGGCACGCCGGAACCATCGGCGGCCATCCGGCCGCGAACCCGAGGAGAGGAGGATCGACTTCTGGGCTACCCCCTGACCACCTACGGGCTTCTCGCCAAGTCGCACTGGCGGGCGCATCGCCCCTCGATGTACCGGGCTCTCGAGGATGCCGGCAAGCTCGAAGCCGCTCTCTATGCGGCGCAGGAGCGGACGCACGATCAGCTCCTGGCCCTGCTGAGCCGCGGCTGCGGTTTCTACGAGGCCTGGGAGAAGGTTCGGGGAAAGTGGCTTCTCCTCCCCGATGAGCGCGCGGTCCCGATCCTCCCGTTCGATCCCGCCGATCTGGTCCCGCCGGCGAAGCTCCTCCAGTACCGAAGGCGCGGTGCCTGAGACCAGCCGGCCGGGTGGCCGACCGGCTTCACGCTCCGCTATACTGGACGCCACCACCGAGGTGGGAGGGAGGTCGGCGGTGCGTGAAGGGGTTCGTCTGGACCGTCAGCACACGGCCCTGCTGATCGTCGATGTCCAGGAGCGCCTGTTCGGAGCGATGGATCCCGAGCAGCGCGAGGCCATGGTCCGCAACCTCAAGATCCTGGCGACCGGTGCCCGCCGGCTCGCGATGCCCGTCATCGTCACCGAGCAGTACCCGAAGGCACTCGGCCATACCCTGTCGGAGGTGCGCGACGCCCTGGGCACGGTGGAGCCGATCAGCAAGGTCGCGTTCAGCTGCTGCGCGGTCGACGGGTTCACCGACGGGTTGCGCCGGCTCGGGGCGCAGGCCGTCGTGGTCTCCGGTCTCGAGACCCACGTCTGCGTCCTGATGACGGCCCTCGATCTCCTGGCCGAGGGCTTCGCGGTCCACGTGCCCGCCGACGCGACGGTCTCCCGGATGCGCCCGAACTGGGAGATCGGCCTCGCCCTGCTGCGGGGCGAGGGGGTCGTCGTCACCACCACGGAGACCGTGCTGTTCCAGCTCCTCCGGCAGGCCGACACCGACGACTTCCGCGCGCTCGCGCCCTTCCTGAAGTAACCGCGGTGCCGCGCTACTTCGACATCCGCTCGACCGTGCTCGTCGTGGTCGGCCATGGCCTGCTCGCCGAAGAGGAGGACCGACCGATCGCCTACGAGCTGAAGCGGACCATCAACGAGCGTGGTCGCGGGACGGACTCGCAAGCGGGGGTCGTGGTCACCGACCTGTGGATGCTGCAGAACGAGATGGCGGAGTTCTTCCCCGCGATCGCGCTCGGGGGCCCCAGCGTCAACGCCTTCACGACGCAGATCTACGAGGATCTGCCGGTGGCCTACACCCGGGGCCAGCGGGTGTTCATCCAGATCGACCCGGAGGGAGCCGGCAAGCGGGCCGCCGTGTGGGGCATGGACCGCGAGGCCACCCGCGAGGGCAGTCAGGTCTTCGTCGCGGACGGCTTCCTGGATCGGTTCCTGGACCTCGTCTGGCGGCGCGGCGGCCGGTGACGGCCCGACCGCCGTCCCGCGCGATCCGCGTCGCGGTCGACGTGATCATCGAGCTTCCGGAGGGCGCCATCGTGCTGATCGCGCGGCGCAACCCGCCGATCGGCTGGGCCCTTCCCGGCGGGTTCGTGGAGTTCGGGGAGACGCTGGAGGCGGCGGCCGTGCGGGAGGCGCGCGAGGAGACCGGCCTCGCGATCGAGCTCTCGCGGCAGTTCCACACCTATTCGGATCCCGCCCGCGATCCGCGCGGCCACACGATCTCGACGGTGTTCATCGCGCGGGGGAGCGGCACGCCGCGCGCGGGAAGCGACGCCCGGGAGATCGGAACGTTCCGGCGCGAGACCCTCCCTCAGCCCCTGGTCTTCGACCACGCCCAGATTCTCGACGACTACGACCGCCGCCGCTACTGAGCCGCGCGCGCGGTCCGGGTCCCGAGAGGTGGGGGAGGTCTCGAAGGGGGCCGTCGAGCCCCCTGCCGATGTAACGCTCGCCATTCCGAGCGCGGGCTTTGCCCGCGCAACCGGGTCCTGGGGGAGGTCTCGGAGGGGGCCGTCGAGGCCCCCTCCGATGCATCTAGGAGCGGGGCTTGAGGCGCGGGGCCGGCCTGGGCGGCACGTTCGTGTAGAGCACGGTGCCGTCGCCCTCCACCTGTCGATAGATCTCCTGCGGCGCTTGGGTGGCGGTTCCAACCGGCCTCGAGCCGTTGGCGGCCGAGCCGCTCGCTCCGGACCCGCCGACGCCCTGATACAGCGCGCGCACCTTCCGCACGTAGTCCTGTGTCTCCGGGTAGGGCGGCACCCCCTGATGGGTGCGCACGGCGACTTCGCCCGCATTGTAGGCGGCGAGGGCGAGCGTCACGTCGCCCGAGAAGCGCTCGAGCAGGTCACGCAGGTGACGGACGCCGCCGTCCACGTTCTGCTGGGGGTCGAAGGCGTTCCGGACGCCCAGCTCCGCGGAGCGCTGGGGCATGAGCTGCATGAGTCCCTGGGCGCCCTTCCGGGAGACCGCCCGGGGATTGCCGGCCGACTCCACGACGACCACCGCCTGCACCAGGCGGGGATCGACCCGGTAGCGGCTCGAGGCCAGCTGGATCAACTCGGCAAAGGGTGTCGGGGCCGCGCTGCGGGTGATGGAGCGCGGCGCGGGCTGCGGTTCGATCCAGCCGGGCAGCCCACGATAGCGCGGATCGGATGGCGCGTTGGTGAAGTGTACGACTCCGGAGGCATCCTCGAAGCGGAACATCCCGGCCTCGGCCGGCCCGACGAGCACGAGTCCGGCCAGCACGCCCAACCAGCACGCATTCCCGGCGCCCTTCTTGATCATAGGGCGCTCATTCTAGGGAATGGCCCGCGAGCCTGTCAAGTTTCCGAGCTTCCGTAGTGGCTCTGCCCCACGCCCGATCAATTCCCAGATGGGACGTCGAGGCAACGAGCTCGGCGTCGGACGGAGACGTCGGAGGAAAGACGGGATCAGTCGCGGTGAAGCGCGAGGCCCAGAAGATGGGCCGGTCGATCGGCGTCGCTCGCGACGCCGACCTCGATGGCATAGGCGTGGGCCGGCTGAGCATGGAAGCGCAGGCCAGCCGAGCCGAGGGCGACCGGGGTCGACGAGTCCGCGGGCAGGATCCGGACCGTGACCGCGGCGCCCATGACCGAGGGCTCGACCCTCCAGCGACCCTCCGGGATCTCCAGGTCCGCGAGGCGCCCGGGCTCTCCGGTCCGGAGGACGGTGCCCAGCCGGCCCTGCGGGTCGAGGCGGGCGACCGTTGTCGGCGCCGTCGCGAAGAGATACCCCGGAATCGTCACCCGCGAGGGCCCGCGCTGGATCCCGACCGCCCCCTCTCGGCGCACCCACATGTAGAAGCGCGCGGGCTGGGGATCGTCGCCCTCGATCTGCACGCACTGGTACCACCGCGGGAAGCGTGGATCGCGCTCCATCTCGATCCCGCTCCGATAGATGAAGGATCGAGAGTCGCCGGCGAGCCCGCCGACGATGAGGTCGGGTGCCCGCTCGAGGACGTATCCCCCGTCGCCCAGTTCGTGACCTCGGTGCCCTCGGCCGAAGCTCGCGGGACGGTGGGTGGCGAGGTATCGATCGTTGAGTCCCAGCATGTCGAGGGCCGGGAGCTGGGAATAGTAGGGCATGATCCCCGCCGAATCGACGGCGAGCAGCGGCCGCTGGGGGCCGAAGGCTTGTCGGAGGACGTTGCCGATCACGACCCGCCGCCACGTGACCGGGGGGCGGACGATCAGGGCGTTTCGGTTCGAGAGATCCACCTGGCCCGCCACCGTGTGAAGGGCGATCGCCAGCCCGGCCCCCACCCACGCGGCGACGCGCCAACCGTCGCCCCGCCCGACCGTCCAGGCCAGCGTCTCGACCAGGAGCAGCACCATGAGGATCACGCTCGGGACCAGCAGTCGGTGCAGGTGCATGGGGTCTCCGCCGGCCACCACCACGTAGGCCGTCCAGGCCCCGAGGAGGAAGAGGACGAGGCCGATGCGGGCACGCCGGCGAGGGTCGACGACGGTGACGCCGACGGCGAGCAGGGTGGCGAGCCACAGGATCCCCAGGGGCAGGAGCGCACGCTCGATCGAATCGAGCCCGACCAGCAGGCGGCGCGAGGTGAGGGCGACCTTGACCCGGGCCGTGTTGGGGATCCAGTCGCCGTAGTAGGCGAGCCGAAACGCGAGCTGACCCAGCACGGCGAGCGCGGGCACCGCGCCGACGCGCACGAGCGCGCGCCAGCCGTCGCCGCCTCGGGCGCGGAACACCGCGATGCCGGCACCGCCGACGAGCGCGAACAGCGGGCCGTCAGGTCGCGTCAGGCAGAGGAGACCGAGGGGAATCCCCGGCTTGAGGGCATCGCGCCAGCGGAGGGGCGCCGGGGCCTGGCCTTCCACGAGCCCGAAGCTCAGCACGGCGGCGCCGGCGAGCAGCGCAGCGACGAGGGGTTGCTCCAGCCCGGCGGTGGCCCAGTAGGCGACCGACGGCGAGAGCGCCAGCGCCAGCGCCCCGGCGGCCGCTGGCAGGAGAGAGCCCGGGCTGGATGCGCGGGCGGCGATGACCACGATCACCAGCGCCGCGCTCATCGTGGCCAGCCCGAGGCTGCGGGCGGCGTCCACCAGGCCGACACCCAGCGCGCCGAGCCCGGCGCAGGCCAACAGCCACAGGAGGTTCGAGTAGCCCTCGACGTGTTCCCCGTCGGTCCACGTCAGACCGTGGCCCGCCAGGAGGCGCTGCGCGTAGCGGAGCGAGATGTAGGCGTCGTCGACCAGATAGGGCGGGTAGCGCAAGGCGTGGACGACCAGGATGATGACGCCGGCCCCGGCAATGGCCGCGACGGCGATCCAGGAGGGGGCCGCGCGCCGGGCGCGGCCCGCCGCGCGAGGCGCCGGTTCCGCGGGGTCCGGCGAAGTTCCTCGCCGGTCGGACGGTGACGGAGCCGCCTCGATGGCGACCGGACGCAGCACGTGTCCCACCGGGGTATCTTACGCGGCTCGGCCTCCGATCTTCTTCAGTTTTGCGGTCTCAGTCTCACCTGGGACGCGGTGGGGTCAGTTCCCTCCGACGCCGACGAGCGCCGCCGCGTCGGGCTCCGGGCGGCGCCGTGCCCACCCGCCGGGCAGGGCGAGGCGGAGCACCTCGGCCACCGTCGAGACGAGGTGGATGGCGAGGCTGGCCCGTACCTCGGCCGGGACGTCCTCCAGCAGCGCTTTCTCGTTTTGCCGCGGCAGGATCACCGTCGTGATACCGGCCCGGTGCGCGGCCAGGACCTTCTCCTTGATGCCGCCGACCGGAAGGACGCGACCGGTCAGGGTGATCTCGCCCGTCATGGCGAGCCGCGGGTGGACGGCCTGGCCGGTGAGGAGCGAGACCAGCGCCGTCGCCAGCGTGATGCCGGCCGAAGGGCCATCCTTCGGGATGGCGCCGGCGGGCACGTGCAGGTGGACGTCGTACTCGGCCCAGAAGGACGGATCGATGCCGAGCTCGTGCGCGTGCGCGCGCACCCACGACACGGCGGCCTGGGCCGACTCCTTCATGACGTCACCCAGCTGGCCGGTGATCGTCAGCGACCTCCCGCCTTTCATCCTGGAGGCCTCGATGAAGAGGATGTCCCCGCCGGCCGGGGTCCAGGCCAGACCGACCGCCACCCCCGGCACCCGAGTCCGCTCCTCGAGCTCTTCCTCGAGGAGGAAGCGCGGCGCCCCCAGCAGGGCCGTGACGCGCTCCGGCGTGATCGTGACCGGAGTCGAGTCCCCTTCCGCGCGCCGCCGGGCCACCTTCCGGGAGAGCGAGGCGATCTCGCGCTCGAGATTCCGGACCCCGGCCTCGCGCGTGTAGCTTCGCACGAGCAGTCGGAGCGTCTCGTCGGTGAAGGCGACGTCCTGGTCCAGCGTCAGGCCGTGTTCCCGGGCCTGCTTGGGACCGAGGTAGCGACGCGCGATCTCGATCTTTTCGTCCTCGGTGTAGCCCGACAGCTGGATGACCTCCATCCGGTCCCGGAGCGCCGGAGGGATCGGGTCCAGGAGGTTGGCGGTGGTGATGAACAGGACCCGCGAAAGATCGAAGGGCACGTCGAGATAGTGGTCCCGGAAAGTCGAGTTCTGTTCGGGGTCCAGCACCTCGAGGAGTGCGGAGGCCGGGTCGCCCCGGAAGTCGTAGCCCAGCTTGTCCACCTCGTCGAGCATGAACACGGGGTTGCGGGACTCGGTGCGGCATAACCCCTGGATGATCTGGCCGGGAAGGGCCCCGATGTAGGTCCGCCGGTGGCCCCGAATCTCGGCCTCGTCCCGCATCCCGCCGAGCGAGATGCGGTGGAACTTCCGGCCCAGCGCGCGGGCGATCGACCGGCCCAGGGACGTCTTGCCGACGCCCGGCGGGCCGACGAAGCAGATGATCGGGTCCTTGCCCTCGGGGTGGATCTTTCGCACGGCCAGGTACTCGAGGATCCGGTCCTTGATCTTGGGGAGACCCCAGTGGTCCTCGTCGAGCACGGCGCGGGCGCGCCCGAGGTCGATCTCGTCGCGGGTCTCCTTCTGCCAGGGGAGCGAGACGAGCCATTCGAGGTAGGTCCGAGCCACGGTGTACTCGGCCGCCGCCGGCGGCATCTTGGCCAGCCGGTCGAGCTCCCGGAGCGCCTCGCGGTTGGCCTCCTCCGACATGCCGGCGGCCTCGATCTTCTTTCGCAGCTCGGCGATCTCCTCCCCCCGCTCGTCGCCCTCGCCGAGCTCCTTCTGGATCGCCTTCATCTGCTCGCGGAGGTAATACTCACGCTGGGTCTTCGACATCTCGCTCTGGATCTGCGATTGGATCTTCGAGCCGAGCTCCAGGACCTCCGCTTCCTTGGCGAGGGCTTCGACGAGGTGCCCGAGCCGCGCCTTGACCTCCGAGGTCTCGAGCAGAACCTGCTTGCGTTCCGACGTGAGCGAGGGCAGGACCGCCGCGATGAGATCGGCCATCTGCCCCGCATCGCCGGCCGACGCCACGAGCGTGGCCAGCTCGTCGGCCAGCATGGGCGACAACTCCACGATCCGCTGGAACGTGGCCAGCGCCTGGCGCGCCAGGGCCTCGGCTTCGATGTCGTCCGGCGCGGGGTCGACGTCGGGTAGCGGCTCGATGCGCGCCTTGAAGTACGGCGTCCTCTGGGTGAACGCGACGATGCGGAACCGCTCGAGCCCCTGGATGACCAGCCGGATGGTCCCGTCGGGCTGCTTGAGCATCTTGTGGACGACGGCGACCGTCCCGACCCCGTGGAGGTCGTCGCCCGTGGGCGCCTCCTGCGAGGCATCCCGCTGGGTCACGACCCCGATGAGTCGCGAGCCCAGCACGGCCTCGTCCACGAGCCGGACCGAGGCCGGGCGGGCCACCGCGAGCGGGAGTACCGCCTGCGGGAAGAGTACCGCTTCCCGGAGGGGGAGGAGGGGAAGCTCGTCCGGGGTGGCCGGCCGCTTGGCCCGCTCGCCCTCTGCCGCCTTGGTCTCGACCGCGACCGTTGGCTCGCTCATCCGATCACCTGTCACTCGCCTGTCGGTGACCCGGGCCGATCGATCAGGCCGTCTCTTCCGGTACGGCTCGAGCGCGCACCGGTGCCGCGTCCACGCGGAGCTGTTCCCGCTCCCAGGCCTCCTGGCAGCGGGTGCAGCGGACCGCGAACGGATGCGCGCGCAGCCGGATCCCGTTGATCGGTTCCTCGCACACCTCGCACCGGCCGTAGCTCCCTTCCTCCATCTTCTTGAGCGCGAGGTCGATCTGGGCCAGCATCCCGGCCCGGCGATCGGCCACGGCGAAGCCCATCTCGTCGTCGGGGCTGAGCCCCGGGCGGTCGCCGAAGGGTGTTCCCTCGATCTTCTCCCGCTCGGTCGCCTCGCGACGGCCTTCACGCTCCTCGCGCAGCTTGGCCACGAGCTCGGCCCGCTTGGCGAGCAGGAGGGCCTTGAGCTCCGCCTGGACCACGGCGGGGTTCGTTTTTTCGACGGCCGCGGGCTTTCTGGCCGGCGGTCCCTTGACGGGCGCCGGGCGCTTCACGGCGGCGGGGCCCTTCACGGCCGCCGCGCGCTTGACGGCCGCCGAGCTCTTGCCGGGTCGTGTTCGTGCCATTCCCTCCTCCTCGGGTGCCTCCGTGGACCGGAGCGCAGGTCTAGAGGACATCGAGCTTCTGTAGGTGCCGGTCGGCGACGCGCACGAGGGCCGACGCCTCGGCCCCCTCCGGGTATCGGTCGGCGCCACCCTCCTGGCGCCCGTGGGACGCCAGCTCCTCGAGCTCCTTCTGCATCTGAAGCATCTGCCGCCTCATCCTTAAGATGATCTCGACCCCTGCCAGATTCACGCCCAGGTCGCGCGTCAGGCGCAGGATGCGCCGGACGTCGTCGACGTCCTCGGCCGAGTAGAGCCGGGTGCGACCCACCGTCCGGCTCGGCCGGACCAGCCCTTTCCGCTCGTAGAGGCGGAGAGTCTGGGGGTGGACGTGCAGCATGTCCGCCACCACCCCGATGAGGTAGAGGGGCCGACCGGGGTCGCTCACCGCGGCCCCCGCATCGGCGCTGGAACTGGAACCGAGCCGTGCCTCATCGCGCCTCCTTCGGCATTCCTCGGCCATGGCCCCACAACCCTGCCCGCGGGTCCTCGGGCAGGAGCCGCTGGAGAGCCCGGAGGACTTCCTCCAGCGTGGAATCCGTCTGCTTCGGGATCACCACCCGCACCACCACGAACAGTTCGCCGCGGCCTTCTCGATCGAGCCGCTGGCAGCCCTTTCCGCGGAGCCGGAAGGTCTGCCCACTCTGCGTTCCCGCCGGCACCGTGATGACGGCCGGACCGTCGAGGGTGGGGACCGGGATCCGCGACCCCAGCGCCGCCTCGGGGACCGTCAGCGGCACCTCGCAGTAGAGGTTGTCCCCCTTCCGAGTGAAGAACGGATGGGGCCGGACCCGCGTGATCACCACCAGGTCTCCTCGCGCCCCGGGCGCCCGGACGGCATGCCCCTCTCCGGGAACGCGGATCTGGGCGCCCGTATCGACGCCCGGCGGGATCTCCACCCGAACCCGGGCGCGCCGGGACGCGGTCCCCCGCCCCGCGCAGGCGGCACACGGCTCGGGCAGCCGCCACCCGGTGGCGCCGCAGGCTTCACAGCGGGTCGCCACGGCGGTGGCCCGTTCGATCACGAGGCGGACCGGGTGCCCCTCGCACGCCAGGCAGCGCATGGCGTGTCCACCGCCGGCCCCCCCGGTGCCCTGGCACGCCGCGCACGGCTCCTGCCGCGTGACGTCGAGAACGGCCGAGACGCCATGGAGCGCCTCCTCGAACTCGATCTCGATCGGGTAGTGGA contains these protein-coding regions:
- a CDS encoding isochorismatase family protein; its protein translation is MREGVRLDRQHTALLIVDVQERLFGAMDPEQREAMVRNLKILATGARRLAMPVIVTEQYPKALGHTLSEVRDALGTVEPISKVAFSCCAVDGFTDGLRRLGAQAVVVSGLETHVCVLMTALDLLAEGFAVHVPADATVSRMRPNWEIGLALLRGEGVVVTTTETVLFQLLRQADTDDFRALAPFLK
- a CDS encoding helix-turn-helix transcriptional regulator; its protein translation is MSDPGRPLYLIGVVADMLHVHPQTLRLYERKGLVRPSRTVGRTRLYSAEDVDDVRRILRLTRDLGVNLAGVEIILRMRRQMLQMQKELEELASHGRQEGGADRYPEGAEASALVRVADRHLQKLDVL
- a CDS encoding NUDIX hydrolase; translation: MTARPPSRAIRVAVDVIIELPEGAIVLIARRNPPIGWALPGGFVEFGETLEAAAVREAREETGLAIELSRQFHTYSDPARDPRGHTISTVFIARGSGTPRAGSDAREIGTFRRETLPQPLVFDHAQILDDYDRRRY
- a CDS encoding transglycosylase SLT domain-containing protein → MIKKGAGNACWLGVLAGLVLVGPAEAGMFRFEDASGVVHFTNAPSDPRYRGLPGWIEPQPAPRSITRSAAPTPFAELIQLASSRYRVDPRLVQAVVVVESAGNPRAVSRKGAQGLMQLMPQRSAELGVRNAFDPQQNVDGGVRHLRDLLERFSGDVTLALAAYNAGEVAVRTHQGVPPYPETQDYVRKVRALYQGVGGSGASGSAANGSRPVGTATQAPQEIYRQVEGDGTVLYTNVPPRPAPRLKPRS
- a CDS encoding TraR/DksA family transcriptional regulator, with the protein product MARTRPGKSSAAVKRAAAVKGPAAVKRPAPVKGPPARKPAAVEKTNPAVVQAELKALLLAKRAELVAKLREEREGRREATEREKIEGTPFGDRPGLSPDDEMGFAVADRRAGMLAQIDLALKKMEEGSYGRCEVCEEPINGIRLRAHPFAVRCTRCQEAWEREQLRVDAAPVRARAVPEETA
- the lon gene encoding endopeptidase La produces the protein MSEPTVAVETKAAEGERAKRPATPDELPLLPLREAVLFPQAVLPLAVARPASVRLVDEAVLGSRLIGVVTQRDASQEAPTGDDLHGVGTVAVVHKMLKQPDGTIRLVIQGLERFRIVAFTQRTPYFKARIEPLPDVDPAPDDIEAEALARQALATFQRIVELSPMLADELATLVASAGDAGQMADLIAAVLPSLTSERKQVLLETSEVKARLGHLVEALAKEAEVLELGSKIQSQIQSEMSKTQREYYLREQMKAIQKELGEGDERGEEIAELRKKIEAAGMSEEANREALRELDRLAKMPPAAAEYTVARTYLEWLVSLPWQKETRDEIDLGRARAVLDEDHWGLPKIKDRILEYLAVRKIHPEGKDPIICFVGPPGVGKTSLGRSIARALGRKFHRISLGGMRDEAEIRGHRRTYIGALPGQIIQGLCRTESRNPVFMLDEVDKLGYDFRGDPASALLEVLDPEQNSTFRDHYLDVPFDLSRVLFITTANLLDPIPPALRDRMEVIQLSGYTEDEKIEIARRYLGPKQAREHGLTLDQDVAFTDETLRLLVRSYTREAGVRNLEREIASLSRKVARRRAEGDSTPVTITPERVTALLGAPRFLLEEELEERTRVPGVAVGLAWTPAGGDILFIEASRMKGGRSLTITGQLGDVMKESAQAAVSWVRAHAHELGIDPSFWAEYDVHLHVPAGAIPKDGPSAGITLATALVSLLTGQAVHPRLAMTGEITLTGRVLPVGGIKEKVLAAHRAGITTVILPRQNEKALLEDVPAEVRASLAIHLVSTVAEVLRLALPGGWARRRPEPDAAALVGVGGN
- a CDS encoding J domain-containing protein; this encodes MRKRDYYDVLGVSRQATPLEIRRAYRRLARQHSPDVNVWDERAAGLFEEITEAYRVLNDSRARALYDRLGHRAFDPGPAEREEPALRGDDLHYPIEIEFEEALHGVSAVLDVTRQEPCAACQGTGGAGGGHAMRCLACEGHPVRLVIERATAVATRCEACGATGWRLPEPCAACAGRGTASRRARVRVEIPPGVDTGAQIRVPGEGHAVRAPGARGDLVVITRVRPHPFFTRKGDNLYCEVPLTVPEAALGSRIPVPTLDGPAVITVPAGTQSGQTFRLRGKGCQRLDREGRGELFVVVRVVIPKQTDSTLEEVLRALQRLLPEDPRAGLWGHGRGMPKEAR